In one Pseudarthrobacter oxydans genomic region, the following are encoded:
- a CDS encoding TSUP family transporter, with protein sequence MEFGLESLGLTTLLLIVLAGFAAGWVDAVVGGGGLIQLPALLLVPGITPVQALATNKMGSIFGTATSAATYYRRVGPDLRTALPMAAIALAGSFGGAVLAATLPATVFKPIIVTALVAVALFTALKPDVGGITALRHDGRKHYVVACLIGAVIGFYDGLIGPGTGSFLVIALVSAMGYAFLEASAKAKIVNMATNAGALLFFLPHGSLLWGLGLLLGAANMAGGYLGARTAVKQGSRFVRVVFLVVVSALIIKLGYDAWQENFA encoded by the coding sequence GTGGAGTTCGGACTCGAATCGCTCGGGCTGACAACACTCCTCTTAATCGTGCTTGCCGGTTTTGCCGCCGGCTGGGTGGATGCAGTGGTAGGCGGGGGCGGGCTGATCCAGCTCCCCGCCCTGCTGCTGGTCCCGGGGATCACCCCCGTCCAAGCGCTGGCGACGAACAAGATGGGGTCCATCTTCGGCACAGCCACCAGTGCTGCCACCTACTACAGGCGCGTAGGACCGGACCTTAGGACGGCGCTGCCGATGGCCGCGATCGCCCTGGCGGGCAGCTTTGGCGGCGCCGTGCTGGCAGCGACGCTGCCCGCCACTGTCTTCAAGCCCATCATCGTCACGGCGCTGGTCGCCGTCGCCCTTTTCACAGCACTGAAGCCGGACGTTGGCGGCATCACCGCCCTGCGGCATGATGGCCGCAAGCACTACGTGGTTGCCTGCCTGATCGGGGCCGTCATTGGTTTCTACGACGGCCTCATCGGTCCGGGGACAGGCTCCTTCCTGGTCATCGCGCTGGTCTCGGCGATGGGGTATGCCTTCCTGGAAGCCAGCGCCAAAGCCAAGATCGTCAACATGGCCACCAATGCGGGCGCACTGCTGTTCTTCCTGCCCCACGGCTCCCTCCTGTGGGGCCTGGGCCTGCTGCTGGGGGCAGCCAATATGGCGGGCGGATACCTCGGAGCCAGGACAGCAGTGAAACAGGGAAGCCGCTTTGTCCGGGTGGTCTTCCTGGTAGTGGTGTCGGCCCTCATCATCAAGCTCGGCTACGACGCCTGGCAGGAAAACTTCGCCTGA
- a CDS encoding proline--tRNA ligase, translating into MVTRLSQLFLRTLREDPVDAEVASHRLLVRAGYIRRAAPGIYTWLPLGLSVLRKVEAVIREEMARIGAQEVHFPALLPREPYEATNRWTEYGEGLFRLQDRKGADYLLAPTHEEMFTLLVKDLYSSYKDLPLSLYQIQNKYRDEARPRAGLLRGREFIMKDSYSFDVDDAGLDASYAAHRGAYLRIFERLGLEVIPVTATAGAMGGSKSEEFLHPTDIGEDTFVRSAGGYAANVEAVTTVAPAEIDFTDAPAAEVLDTPDTPTIDTLVAASNTLAPRSEADGGAWTAADTLKNVVLAVTLPTGERQLVVIGVPGDRAVDLKRVEANIGSFLPIGGEIGLEAANDDDLKKQPLIVKGYLGPGLSLEEPLLGAESATKLLYLVDPRVVRGTSWITGANEAGRHVYGLVAGRDFTWDGVIECTEVREGDPAPDGSGPLETARGIEMGHIFQLGRKYAEALELKVLDQNGKQVTVTMGSYGVGVTRAVAALAEANHDARGLVWPRAVAPADVHVVAVGKGEEIFATAERLAADLEAAGLDVLLDDRPKVSPGVKFGDAELLGVPTILAVGRGLVDGVVEIKDRRSGDAENVAVDKAVDYVVNAVRTS; encoded by the coding sequence GTGGTTACAAGACTGTCCCAGCTATTCCTGCGCACCCTCCGCGAAGATCCCGTCGACGCCGAGGTGGCCAGCCACCGGCTCCTGGTCCGCGCAGGTTACATCCGCCGTGCCGCCCCCGGCATCTACACCTGGCTGCCGCTGGGACTGAGCGTCCTGCGCAAGGTGGAAGCCGTCATCCGCGAGGAGATGGCCAGGATCGGGGCGCAGGAAGTCCACTTTCCGGCCCTCCTGCCCCGTGAGCCCTACGAGGCCACCAACCGCTGGACCGAATACGGCGAGGGCCTGTTCCGGCTCCAGGACCGCAAGGGCGCCGATTACCTGCTGGCCCCCACGCACGAGGAAATGTTCACGCTGCTGGTCAAGGACCTGTACTCCTCCTACAAGGACCTGCCGCTGAGCCTCTACCAGATCCAGAACAAGTACCGCGACGAGGCGCGTCCCCGTGCGGGCCTCCTGCGCGGCCGCGAGTTCATCATGAAGGACTCCTACTCCTTCGACGTGGATGACGCCGGCCTGGACGCAAGCTACGCCGCCCACCGCGGCGCCTACCTGCGCATCTTCGAGCGCCTCGGGCTGGAGGTCATCCCGGTTACCGCGACGGCCGGTGCCATGGGCGGCTCCAAGAGCGAAGAGTTCCTGCACCCCACCGACATCGGCGAGGACACCTTCGTGCGGTCCGCCGGCGGCTACGCAGCCAACGTTGAAGCCGTGACCACCGTGGCTCCGGCGGAAATCGACTTCACCGATGCTCCTGCCGCCGAGGTGCTCGACACCCCGGACACCCCCACCATCGACACCCTGGTGGCAGCCTCCAATACACTCGCCCCGCGCAGCGAGGCCGACGGCGGTGCCTGGACCGCCGCCGACACGCTGAAGAACGTCGTGCTCGCCGTTACCCTGCCCACCGGGGAGCGCCAGCTGGTGGTCATCGGGGTGCCGGGCGACCGCGCCGTGGACCTGAAGCGCGTCGAAGCGAACATCGGATCCTTCCTGCCCATCGGCGGGGAGATCGGCCTGGAAGCGGCCAACGACGACGACCTCAAGAAACAGCCGCTCATCGTCAAGGGCTACCTCGGCCCCGGCCTGTCCCTGGAGGAGCCCCTGCTGGGAGCCGAAAGTGCAACGAAGCTTCTGTACCTGGTGGACCCCCGCGTGGTCCGCGGCACTTCCTGGATCACGGGCGCCAATGAGGCCGGCAGGCACGTTTACGGCCTGGTGGCCGGACGCGACTTCACCTGGGACGGCGTCATCGAGTGCACCGAAGTGCGCGAAGGTGATCCCGCCCCGGACGGCTCCGGTCCGCTGGAGACCGCCCGCGGCATCGAGATGGGGCACATCTTCCAGCTCGGCCGCAAGTACGCGGAAGCGCTGGAGCTGAAGGTCCTGGACCAGAACGGCAAGCAGGTCACCGTGACCATGGGCTCGTATGGCGTCGGCGTCACCCGGGCCGTTGCAGCGCTGGCCGAGGCCAACCACGACGCACGGGGGCTCGTCTGGCCGCGTGCTGTTGCCCCTGCCGATGTCCATGTGGTCGCCGTGGGCAAGGGCGAGGAGATCTTCGCCACCGCCGAGCGGCTGGCGGCCGACCTTGAGGCAGCAGGCCTGGATGTCCTGCTCGACGACCGGCCGAAGGTTTCGCCCGGGGTCAAGTTCGGCGATGCCGAACTGTTGGGCGTTCCCACCATCCTGGCCGTTGGCCGCGGCCTGGTGGATGGTGTGGTCGAGATCAAGGACCGCCGCAGCGGTGACGCCGAAAACGTGGCAGTGGACAAGGCGGTTGACTACGTAGTCAACGCTGTCCGCACCAGCTGA
- the nusA gene encoding transcription termination factor NusA translates to MDIDMSALRLLEREREIPLDLLIPTIEQALLVAYHKSPGAFEKARAELDRKSGHVTIWAVEIDDDGAPIGEFEHTPEGFGRIAASTARQIILQRLRDVEDDNVLGEFKGREGELVSGTIQQGNNPHMIQVNLGSVEALLPPPEQVPGEKYIHGNRLRALVIDVHRGSKGPSVTLSRSHPGLVRKLFELEVPEIADRSVEIVALAREAGHRTKIAVKANVPGINAKGACIGEMGSRVRAVMNELNDEKIDIVDFSENPATFIASALSPSRVNSVTITDEATRSARVVVPDYQLSLAIGKEGQNARLAAKLTGWRIDIVSDAAQARDN, encoded by the coding sequence ATGGATATTGACATGAGCGCACTGAGACTTCTGGAGCGTGAGCGTGAAATTCCGCTGGACCTCCTGATCCCCACCATTGAGCAAGCGCTCCTGGTGGCCTACCACAAGTCGCCCGGCGCTTTCGAAAAGGCCCGTGCCGAACTGGACCGCAAGAGCGGCCACGTGACCATCTGGGCTGTGGAGATTGACGACGACGGCGCCCCCATTGGTGAGTTCGAGCACACCCCTGAGGGGTTCGGCCGGATCGCTGCCAGCACCGCGCGCCAGATCATCCTGCAGCGCCTGCGTGACGTTGAGGACGACAACGTTCTGGGCGAATTCAAGGGCCGAGAAGGCGAGCTGGTGTCCGGCACCATCCAGCAGGGCAACAACCCCCACATGATCCAGGTCAACCTGGGCTCCGTCGAAGCGCTGCTGCCGCCGCCCGAGCAGGTTCCCGGGGAGAAATACATCCACGGCAACCGGCTGCGCGCTTTGGTCATTGACGTCCACCGTGGTTCAAAGGGCCCGTCCGTCACCCTGTCCAGGTCCCACCCCGGCCTGGTCCGCAAGCTCTTTGAACTGGAAGTGCCGGAGATCGCAGACCGCTCCGTCGAGATCGTGGCACTGGCCCGGGAAGCCGGCCACCGTACCAAGATCGCGGTCAAGGCAAACGTTCCCGGCATCAACGCCAAGGGTGCCTGCATCGGCGAGATGGGGTCGCGTGTCCGCGCCGTCATGAACGAGCTCAACGACGAAAAGATCGACATCGTCGATTTCAGCGAGAATCCGGCTACCTTCATTGCCAGCGCGCTGTCGCCGTCGCGAGTGAATTCCGTCACCATCACCGATGAGGCCACCCGGTCCGCCCGCGTGGTGGTTCCGGACTACCAGCTCTCCCTGGCAATCGGCAAAGAGGGCCAGAACGCGCGGCTGGCGGCCAAGCTCACCGGCTGGCGGATTGACATCGTGTCCGACGCCGCCCAGGCCCGGGACAACTAA
- the rimP gene encoding ribosome maturation factor RimP — MSNSEATASSDLTGTGKADAAPANNPEAARLRALLEPAVQANRLYLEDVAILAGSHRVVHVVVDLPQEESGGVGLDVIADISRVLSDVLDNDPADDGRPYDLEVSSPGVGRPLTEPRHWHRAKGRMVKVNVVQGDNVTGRIQSVDDGGVTIIPEIAVKKGMKPKQGDPIKLPFDRIRNGKVEIEFSHLSEDGLEPEHNGPSEEA, encoded by the coding sequence GTGAGCAATTCAGAAGCCACGGCTTCATCGGACCTGACCGGAACGGGTAAGGCTGATGCCGCACCCGCAAACAACCCCGAAGCTGCCCGCCTCCGCGCGCTCCTTGAACCAGCGGTGCAGGCGAACCGCCTGTACCTGGAGGATGTGGCCATCCTGGCGGGTTCCCACCGGGTGGTCCACGTCGTCGTGGACCTGCCGCAGGAGGAATCCGGCGGCGTCGGCCTTGATGTCATTGCCGACATCTCGAGAGTCCTGTCCGACGTCCTGGACAACGATCCCGCCGACGACGGCCGGCCCTACGATCTCGAGGTTTCCTCGCCCGGCGTGGGGCGCCCCCTGACCGAACCGCGCCACTGGCACCGCGCGAAGGGCCGCATGGTCAAGGTCAATGTTGTCCAGGGGGACAACGTCACCGGCCGCATCCAGTCAGTGGATGACGGGGGAGTGACGATCATCCCGGAGATCGCTGTGAAGAAGGGCATGAAGCCCAAGCAGGGCGATCCCATCAAGCTTCCTTTCGACAGGATCCGCAACGGAAAAGTCGAGATCGAATTCAGCCACCTCTCTGAGGACGGTCTGGAACCTGAACACAATGGACCTTCTGAGGAGGCCTGA
- a CDS encoding DUF4439 domain-containing protein: MQRYFRYAVVSFTAFLVLSLGFALIPAEPPPPADPPFSEQARMAALDDALELRTAAGLLSAATAAGGAPDTAGKTAAVDAAVTLLTLQARTLLSPSDSSPLPQQPTALPTTPLPGLAGLASALSASGVQRLADAAKADGGMARLLAGAGTAQLLAAEDVAAAGGIAVETLPHAAAGTPAATPTSSPAGSACPSLPPAPEGPPTPAAPASAGQETTGAGTPAAAASALSAALAAEQQSVYAYQAALPRLAAKDAGAAGAFLAEHEDLAAEATAHTRAACSAAQAQQPGYVLDPDFLAAPAAGLARLELGSLPAFGDVIALADGGTREWAISALQSAARRAGHWGGDPGPVPGVVLDQDQLPDLPASSATAPTGP, translated from the coding sequence GTGCAGCGCTATTTCCGGTACGCCGTTGTTTCGTTCACGGCCTTCCTTGTCCTCAGCCTCGGATTCGCCCTGATCCCCGCGGAACCGCCGCCGCCCGCGGATCCGCCGTTCTCCGAGCAGGCGAGGATGGCCGCGCTGGATGATGCGCTGGAGCTGCGGACTGCCGCCGGGCTGCTGTCTGCCGCGACCGCAGCCGGCGGCGCCCCGGATACTGCCGGAAAAACGGCCGCCGTGGACGCGGCTGTGACATTGCTGACGCTGCAGGCGCGCACCCTCCTTTCGCCGTCGGATTCCTCCCCTCTCCCCCAACAGCCGACGGCGCTTCCCACGACGCCGCTTCCCGGCCTTGCAGGGCTGGCTTCCGCGCTCTCGGCCAGCGGAGTACAGCGCCTTGCTGACGCAGCAAAGGCAGACGGCGGGATGGCACGGCTGCTGGCCGGCGCCGGCACCGCCCAGCTGCTTGCCGCCGAGGATGTGGCCGCGGCCGGCGGCATCGCCGTGGAAACACTGCCGCACGCAGCCGCAGGGACCCCCGCAGCCACACCAACCTCGTCCCCCGCGGGATCCGCCTGCCCGTCACTTCCTCCGGCGCCAGAGGGCCCTCCCACGCCCGCGGCGCCTGCATCTGCTGGACAGGAAACAACCGGCGCAGGGACGCCTGCAGCTGCGGCCAGTGCGCTTTCAGCAGCCCTGGCCGCCGAACAGCAGAGCGTCTACGCCTACCAGGCGGCCCTCCCCCGCCTGGCGGCCAAGGACGCCGGCGCGGCGGGAGCGTTCCTCGCCGAGCATGAAGACCTTGCCGCCGAAGCGACGGCGCACACCCGGGCAGCATGCAGTGCCGCACAGGCGCAGCAGCCCGGCTACGTTCTGGACCCGGATTTCCTTGCCGCCCCGGCTGCCGGGCTTGCCCGCCTGGAGCTGGGGTCGCTGCCTGCCTTCGGGGACGTCATTGCCCTTGCCGACGGCGGCACGCGGGAGTGGGCCATCTCCGCCCTTCAGTCCGCGGCACGCCGGGCTGGCCATTGGGGCGGCGACCCGGGGCCGGTTCCCGGCGTCGTCCTCGACCAGGACCAGCTGCCGGACCTTCCCGCCAGTTCCGCCACTGCGCCGACAGGACCATGA
- a CDS encoding pyridoxal-dependent decarboxylase — MSHGYDEYARALAAAARHATAWLGSLSDRPVGPAVGAHRLTAAFGGPLPRKGMPAEDVVDLLAKTAEPGLMAMPSARFFGWVIGGTLPAALASDWLVSAWDQNACLRYAAPAVAAIEEGAGSWLLELLGLPGQSDVGFVTGATMANFTCMAAARWRLLADAGWDLDSDGLFGAPRIRCLVGRERHDTVDLGLRYLGLGKPAVVDADSQGRLIPEALDAALAGGSGPALVCLQAGNVHSGAFDPFPEAIRVARKHGAWVHVDGAFGLWAAAAPELRHLIRGYENADSWGTDAHKTLNVPYDCGIAIVRDAAALRSAMGLHASYLVHDAEGPGDPFEKVPELSRRARGVTVWAALKSLGSDGVAAQVEGMAAAASEIAAGLAGLDGVEVLNDVGYTQVCVAFGDDATTRAVTARVIRDGRVWMSGSRWRDRDILRVSVSNWRTEGDEAGTAVDAIRSALAAVRGS, encoded by the coding sequence ATGTCACATGGCTATGACGAGTACGCCCGGGCCCTGGCGGCAGCGGCACGCCACGCCACGGCCTGGCTGGGAAGCCTTTCCGACAGGCCGGTGGGTCCGGCGGTGGGCGCCCACCGCCTCACAGCTGCCTTTGGCGGCCCGCTGCCGCGGAAGGGCATGCCCGCTGAAGACGTGGTGGACCTGCTGGCAAAGACGGCAGAGCCGGGGCTCATGGCAATGCCCTCCGCCCGGTTCTTCGGCTGGGTGATAGGCGGGACGTTACCTGCCGCCCTTGCCTCCGACTGGCTGGTGAGTGCCTGGGACCAGAACGCCTGCCTCCGCTACGCGGCCCCGGCGGTGGCAGCAATCGAGGAGGGCGCGGGCAGTTGGCTCCTGGAACTGCTGGGACTTCCTGGACAGTCCGACGTCGGGTTCGTCACCGGCGCGACGATGGCGAATTTCACCTGCATGGCGGCCGCACGGTGGCGGCTGCTTGCGGACGCTGGCTGGGACCTGGACAGTGACGGGCTGTTTGGCGCTCCGAGGATCCGCTGCCTGGTGGGGCGGGAACGGCATGACACCGTGGACCTTGGCCTGCGCTACCTGGGCCTGGGCAAGCCCGCGGTGGTGGACGCCGACAGCCAGGGGCGGTTGATTCCCGAAGCCCTGGACGCAGCACTGGCTGGAGGCTCAGGCCCCGCATTAGTCTGCCTCCAGGCAGGGAACGTCCATTCAGGCGCTTTTGACCCGTTCCCCGAAGCCATCCGCGTTGCCCGGAAACACGGAGCCTGGGTCCATGTGGATGGCGCCTTCGGCCTGTGGGCCGCCGCAGCCCCCGAACTGCGGCATCTGATCCGTGGCTATGAGAATGCGGACTCCTGGGGAACGGATGCCCACAAAACCCTCAACGTTCCCTACGACTGCGGCATCGCAATTGTCCGGGATGCTGCAGCCCTTCGCTCTGCCATGGGCCTGCACGCCAGCTACCTGGTGCATGACGCGGAAGGTCCCGGCGATCCCTTCGAAAAGGTCCCGGAGCTGTCACGGCGGGCGCGCGGCGTGACGGTGTGGGCAGCCCTGAAGAGCCTCGGCTCCGACGGCGTTGCAGCCCAGGTGGAGGGAATGGCCGCCGCGGCTTCGGAAATCGCCGCGGGGCTGGCCGGGCTGGACGGCGTGGAAGTGCTGAACGACGTCGGCTACACCCAGGTTTGCGTGGCGTTCGGCGACGACGCCACCACCCGGGCGGTGACGGCCCGCGTCATCAGGGACGGCAGGGTATGGATGTCCGGCTCACGGTGGCGGGACCGGGACATCCTCCGGGTGTCGGTCAGCAACTGGCGCACCGAAGGGGACGAGGCGGGCACTGCCGTGGATGCGATCCGTTCCGCACTGGCCGCCGTGCGCGGCAGCTGA
- a CDS encoding YlxR family protein, which produces MNVRKMTVPVASGNQPERTCIGCRKKGLRSELLRLVAEGSGSTAVLVDERRRMAGRGAWLHPSESCLALAIKRRAFGRALGGAAGTAAVERRIKSGAYVAGAPVTATPTVQPESGSEI; this is translated from the coding sequence ATGAACGTCAGGAAGATGACCGTGCCAGTAGCAAGCGGGAATCAGCCGGAGCGTACCTGCATCGGATGCCGAAAGAAGGGGCTGCGGTCTGAGTTACTCCGGCTCGTCGCCGAAGGCAGCGGTTCAACCGCTGTCCTGGTGGATGAACGACGCCGGATGGCTGGCCGGGGTGCATGGCTGCATCCCAGCGAATCGTGCCTGGCTCTGGCCATCAAGCGGCGTGCATTCGGACGTGCCCTGGGGGGCGCGGCCGGTACCGCCGCCGTCGAACGCCGGATCAAGTCAGGCGCGTACGTTGCAGGCGCTCCGGTAACTGCAACACCAACCGTCCAACCTGAAAGCGGGTCAGAAATCTGA
- a CDS encoding VIT family protein: protein MDAYEPAEQGAADAGSPELRRHLETEPHGNDTAQRLNWLRAGVLGANDGIVSVAAIVVGVAGATAESGPILAAGAAGLVGGAVSMALGEYVSVSSQSDSQKALIEKERRELAEQPEEELAELTAIYLAKGLSPETAGKVAQELTAHDALAAHLTAELNIDETDIVSPWHAAFASAVAFIIGAVLPMLAILLPPPEIRVPLTFAAVLVALALTGALGAWIGGGSKSRAAVRVVVGGALALAATFSIGSLLGATGVV from the coding sequence ATGGACGCATACGAACCGGCCGAACAGGGTGCAGCGGACGCCGGGAGCCCGGAACTTCGCCGCCATCTGGAGACTGAACCGCACGGCAACGACACCGCCCAGCGGCTGAACTGGCTGCGGGCGGGCGTCCTGGGCGCCAACGACGGCATCGTCTCGGTGGCGGCCATCGTGGTTGGCGTGGCAGGGGCCACCGCCGAGTCCGGTCCCATCCTCGCCGCGGGGGCCGCGGGACTGGTGGGCGGAGCGGTGTCCATGGCGCTGGGCGAGTACGTATCTGTGAGCAGCCAGAGCGACAGCCAAAAAGCCCTGATAGAGAAGGAACGCCGGGAGCTGGCCGAGCAACCGGAGGAGGAGCTGGCGGAACTCACCGCCATCTACCTTGCCAAGGGCCTCAGCCCCGAAACAGCCGGCAAGGTGGCCCAAGAACTCACGGCCCATGATGCCCTGGCCGCGCACCTCACCGCCGAGCTCAACATCGACGAGACAGACATCGTGAGCCCCTGGCACGCGGCCTTCGCTTCGGCCGTGGCCTTTATCATCGGCGCGGTCCTCCCGATGCTGGCAATCCTTCTTCCGCCGCCGGAAATCCGTGTTCCCTTGACCTTTGCTGCGGTCCTGGTGGCCCTGGCCCTGACAGGAGCACTGGGCGCGTGGATCGGCGGCGGTTCCAAATCCAGGGCCGCGGTCCGGGTGGTGGTGGGCGGCGCCCTGGCCCTCGCCGCCACGTTCAGCATCGGCAGCCTGCTCGGCGCCACGGGCGTGGTGTAG
- a CDS encoding aminoglycoside phosphotransferase family protein, with product MSQPAVLPIPPDLAARYGGTPEGRAWLASLPGTAESLLARWRLASGLGPGVAPWNGHGAIVIPVVREDGSPAALKIAFPHDEARAERHALELWNGRGAVALLASDAGTCSMLLERLDAGRPLSDLPMADAAAVWGGLVRQLSIVPDDRPQWREFEHIAARAEQWSDDLPADWDQLGRPFPRWLLEAALEVCQTRGAVGRRTARDVLVHTDLHYLNILARPGTRGTGGKPTPGGFAAIDPQPMIGEPEFGVAPLLWNRLPDLPLNQPEAGLRQRCADFSAAAGLDPDAARQWAVAREVANALGYAGKPGYRGDLARSLWVASTLAGRTLEGLPPAHALPEPGQAPGPS from the coding sequence ATGAGCCAGCCAGCGGTACTCCCCATCCCTCCGGACCTTGCCGCGCGCTACGGCGGCACCCCGGAAGGCCGAGCCTGGCTGGCTTCCTTGCCCGGCACCGCCGAAAGCCTGCTTGCCCGGTGGCGCCTTGCCTCCGGCCTTGGTCCCGGCGTCGCGCCCTGGAACGGCCATGGTGCGATCGTCATTCCGGTGGTCCGGGAGGACGGCTCCCCCGCTGCCCTCAAGATCGCCTTCCCCCACGACGAAGCGCGGGCGGAGCGGCATGCGCTGGAACTGTGGAACGGGCGGGGCGCCGTCGCGCTGTTGGCGTCGGATGCAGGCACGTGTTCCATGCTCCTCGAAAGGCTCGACGCCGGGCGCCCGCTCAGCGACCTGCCAATGGCTGACGCCGCGGCGGTGTGGGGTGGACTGGTCCGCCAGTTGAGCATTGTTCCGGACGACCGGCCGCAGTGGCGGGAATTCGAGCACATCGCCGCTCGTGCCGAACAGTGGAGCGATGACCTGCCTGCGGATTGGGACCAGCTGGGACGCCCTTTTCCGCGCTGGCTGCTGGAAGCGGCGCTGGAGGTCTGCCAGACGCGCGGGGCGGTGGGCCGCCGCACGGCGCGGGACGTCTTGGTCCATACTGACCTGCACTACCTCAACATCCTGGCCAGGCCGGGCACGCGCGGAACAGGCGGAAAACCGACGCCGGGCGGCTTCGCAGCCATTGACCCCCAGCCCATGATCGGTGAACCGGAGTTCGGCGTGGCCCCGCTGTTGTGGAACCGCCTGCCGGACCTGCCGCTGAACCAGCCCGAGGCCGGCCTGCGTCAACGCTGCGCGGACTTCAGTGCCGCAGCCGGCCTGGACCCCGATGCGGCCCGGCAATGGGCCGTGGCCAGGGAAGTGGCCAACGCGCTGGGGTACGCCGGAAAGCCTGGCTATCGCGGCGACCTGGCGAGGTCCCTCTGGGTTGCCAGCACCCTCGCCGGGCGCACCCTGGAAGGACTGCCACCGGCCCACGCCTTGCCGGAGCCCGGCCAGGCCCCGGGTCCAAGCTGA
- a CDS encoding ABC transporter ATP-binding protein has translation MSHAAATPEVQGRTGGDAIVAAGLNVTRGKVPVLRGLDFTIPAGRITGLLGPSGSGKTTLMRAIVGVQRLASGTVQVLGLPAGSAALRHRVGYVTQSPSLYPDLTVEANVRYFGAMHRKTKLEAAEAIAAVGLERQARQKTADLSGGELSRASLACALVAHPPLLVLDEPTVGLDPVLRADLWSRFQAMAEAGTTLLVSSHVMEEASRCDDLLLLRGGRLLARLTPGELSRRGHSSDLEKAFLHIIQETTATATTAPETPGAAAAGTGEPKARTRSVR, from the coding sequence ATGTCCCATGCGGCAGCGACACCGGAAGTTCAGGGCCGGACGGGCGGAGACGCCATTGTCGCCGCCGGCCTGAATGTCACGCGAGGCAAGGTCCCTGTGCTTCGCGGGCTGGACTTCACCATCCCGGCCGGCAGGATCACCGGACTGCTGGGACCCTCCGGCAGCGGAAAGACGACCCTCATGAGGGCCATCGTCGGAGTCCAGCGGCTTGCGTCCGGAACGGTGCAGGTCCTGGGCCTGCCCGCCGGCAGCGCTGCCCTGCGCCACCGGGTGGGCTATGTGACTCAGTCGCCGAGTCTGTACCCGGACCTGACTGTGGAAGCGAATGTCCGCTACTTCGGAGCCATGCACCGGAAAACGAAGCTTGAGGCGGCGGAGGCGATTGCCGCCGTCGGGCTTGAACGGCAGGCCCGGCAGAAGACGGCGGACCTGTCCGGCGGCGAACTCAGCCGCGCCTCCCTCGCCTGCGCACTGGTGGCGCATCCCCCGCTCCTGGTGCTGGACGAACCGACCGTAGGACTGGACCCGGTACTGCGGGCGGACCTCTGGAGCCGGTTCCAGGCCATGGCAGAGGCTGGAACGACCCTCCTCGTGTCCAGCCACGTGATGGAGGAAGCCAGCCGGTGTGACGACTTGCTGCTCCTCCGTGGGGGCAGGCTGCTCGCCCGGCTGACGCCCGGGGAACTCAGCCGGCGCGGACACAGCAGCGACCTTGAGAAGGCGTTCCTCCACATCATCCAGGAGACGACGGCGACTGCGACGACGGCGCCGGAGACGCCCGGGGCAGCGGCTGCCGGCACCGGGGAACCCAAAGCACGGACCAGGAGCGTGCGGTGA